A single genomic interval of Pomacea canaliculata isolate SZHN2017 linkage group LG5, ASM307304v1, whole genome shotgun sequence harbors:
- the LOC112564417 gene encoding leucine-rich repeat flightless-interacting protein 1-like isoform X2 has protein sequence MSSHSGRRRSNVRQYSAEDQALTQISKEAENRLAAKRAARAEAREIRMKEIERQQREEEKLNNEHIGVTKVKNKKLLTRQHPTGSRRGSDDSSEGSGDAPSGKDRDLRMELRSLEEKYKTAMMSSAQLDNEKQSLVYQVELLKDQLEEQAESYVELQREYKDKCRDLEMKKRELQAAEVELKALREANDYKDRLIAESGLTIVAAENGELALERTNESPSTNGPVSTGAVLLSAEAMDLLNKSSQGSLGMHCLASHASHTSYPTPSSSTSTTQQLGSSESSRLVGDGDSMVKATSADTLAQGIKSPDSHPLANNIKDSSQTEDQTDSGEIDKIFSSKTNTITGPELGQSEREAVVVDMAKSLIEIETSFSVDVEAKKLEKPGVSKTTTENTVMSDVETLVLVEGSESGESKADGEFSVPLDHSSSNKYSSEQNTACHLPIVNLDEGSSGCSAIICDSVLPPDEPLKDAEHFLNEKVQDTFKASSDHPAVVVTVSSHSQQNSSDVTESEDDGEEFFDAVSTPLPSPCHLSADSEVKDINLLKSCEEGVLEGKAAEVRVGEEGRAKDLGNGNGHLDVSLSDVGTAKDAADINLSKPPFDDTDASQSEEYPEADKQNVVGTAHTQGLKGGCTEGSQDHKEEEVGVSIIKEIAIGEETNASSQQEETAQEDVKESDSLAELTGLEAFDTKGAVQRENVDSADGNKYMGESLADDGESEKDDTSGSDKDKAMITADICKEQILLAEDVHDESKTSQVNSDGENTYDKARVCEGVSEIDHVASEGSDLKAKIIDVSEGENVANNSSDKEKLLLHDGENGALRSSDCEISVSADVNEERESLSVDKNGIKTMPDDIERESEPFESNEGESRLLEDADTEENDRSTENTLGDPDTSATAAEAISDNSKMDEPIETTESVKGDAKLSEDASAEENDETTQNTLCEVDTSVAAAEAIAENRKMDEPIETTESVKGDAKLSEDVSAGENDESADASDAFQGQSEMVKPFESKEESVKDEANLSEETDESIRNAHAGACTSVVAADLCPDHNKTGKTDDRREDCMSDIIEGEVQAGEKIEKATCSEAILTSSLDKRCDLDVKCKDDLDVAPLTLNSTENSRQDLNEGDHSDDQSRPPESILCGEDGNSLILITEKSSDATVCVPVENVSFPISLKEETNLSNSVENTSSSNESALLENALTFEEGVSKDDVTTAQGERQLENIPSCIQDITSSEFEQNERDVVNKETESEGAASIENKLSEENTVEAAEDEKDEENQEGIDAVPSPTADVKAKDHSDGWESENSEALLDEEYDFDDIDEVLDDSDKERPVKMQTYNRT, from the exons ACTCGGCAACATCCCACAGGATCAAGACGAGGCAGTGATGATTCCAGTGAAGGAAGCGGTGATGCACCCAGTGGCAAAGACCGTGACCTTAGGATGGAATTACGATCCTTGGAGGAGAAGTATAAAACCGCCATGATGAGCAGTGCTCAGCTGGACAATGAAAAACAGTCACTGGTGTACCAGGTTGAGCTTCTCAAAGACCAGTTAGAAGAACAGGCAGAGAGCTATGTCGAACTGCAGCGGGAGTACAAGGACAAGTGTCGG gatttggaaatgaaaaaaCGAGAGCTACAAGCTGCAGAAGTGGAACTTAAAGCTTTGAGGGAAGCAAATGACTATAAAGATCGTTTGATAGCA gAAAGTGGTCTGACAATAGTGGCTGCAGAAAATGGAGAGCTGGCATTAGAACGAACCAACGAATCACCTTCTACCAACGGTCCAGTTTCTACTGGAGCAGTGTTACTATCAGCAGAGGCCATGGACCTGTTGAACAAAAGCAGCCAGGGGTCGTTAGGTATGCACTGCCTTGCTTCTCATGCATCTCACACCAGTTACCCTACTCCTAGCAGTAGTACATCCACTACCCAGCAGCTTGGAAGCAGTGAGTCTTCCAGGCTGGTGGGTGATGGAGATAGCATGGTGAAAGCCACATCTGCTGACACTCTTGCCCAGGGCATCAAAAGCCCTGACTCTCATCCTTTGGCCAACAATATCAAAGATTCTTCTCAGACAGAAGATCAAACAGATAGTGGTGAAATCGATAAAATCTTCTCTTCAAAGACTAACACCATTACAGGACCTGAATTAGGTCAAAGTGAAAGAGAGGCAGTTGTTGTTGACATGGCAAAATCCCTGATTGAAATAGaaacttctttttctgttgacGTTGAAGCAAAAAAGCTGGAGAAGCCTGGTGTTTCCAAAACCACTACAGAAAATACTGTGATGTCAGATGTAGAAACTTTGGTACTTGTAGAAGGGTCTGAGTCAGGTGAGAGTAAAGCAGATGGTGAGTTTTCAGTTCCACTCGACCATTCAAGCAGTAATAAATATAGCAGTGAGCAGAACACTGCCTGCCACCTGCCCATTGTTAATTTAGACGAAGGTAGCAGCGGTTGTTCAGCTATTATTTGTGATTCGGTGTTGCCTCCAGATGAACCTCTGAAGGACGCTGAGCATTTTCTTAATGAAAAGGTGCAGGATACTTTTAAAGCATCTTCTGATCACCCAGCTGTTGTTGTAACCGTATCTAGCCACAGCCAGCAAAACAGCTCAGATGTTACTGAGTCTGAAGATGATGGTGAAGAGTTCTTTGATGCTGTTAGCACACCTCTTCCCTCCCCTTGCCATTTAAGTGCCGATTCTGAGGTGAAAgatataaatcttttaaaatcttgtgAGGAAGGTGTTTTAGAGGGAAAGGCAGCAGAAGTAAGAGTTGGTGAAGAAGGGAGAGCAAAAGACTTAGGAAATGGTAATGGTCATTTAGATGTGTCACTCTCTGATGTGGGAACTGCAAAAGATGCAGCGGATATAAACCTATCAAAACCACCTTTTGATGATACGGATGCCAGTCAGAGTGAAGAGTATCCAGAGGCTGACAAACAAAATGTGGTGGGAACAGCACATACTCAGGGACTAAAAGGGGGCtgcacagaaggaagtcaagatCACAAAGAGGAAGAGGTTGGTGTGTCTATAATTAAGGAAATTGCAATAGGAGAAGAAACTAATGCAAGCTCTCAACAAGAAGAGACAGCTCAAGAAGATGTAAAGGAAAGCGACAGTTTAGCTGAGTTGACTGGGTTAGAAGCTTTTGATACCAAGGGTGCTGttcagagagagaatgttgaCTCGGCTGATGGCAACAAGTACATGGGGGAATCCTTAGCAGATGATGGTGAAAGCGAGAAAGATGATACCTCTGGAAGTGATAAAGACAAGGCCATGATCACAGCAGATATCTGTAAAGAACAGATTCTGTTAGCTGAGGATGTCCATGATGAATCCAAAACTTCACAGGTTAACAGTGACGGAGAAAATACTTATGACAAGGCTAGAGTGTGTGAAGGTGTTAGTGAAATAGACCATGTTGCATCTGAAGGCAGTGATCTCAAGGCTAAAATTATAGATGTATCTGAGGGAGAGAATGTTGCAAACAATAgttcagataaagaaaaactcTTGCTTCATGACGGAGAGAATGGTGCATTAAGAAGCAGTGATTGTGAGATAAGTGTCTCAGCAGATGTAAATGAGGAGCGAGAGTCTTTGTCTGTGGACAAAAATGGAATTAAAACCATGCCAGATGATATTGAAAGGGAGAGTGAGCCTTTTGAAAGTAATGAAGGTGAGAGTAGATTGTTAGAAGATGCTGATACTGAAGAAAATGATAGATCAACTGAAAACACTCTTGGTGATCCAGACACTTCAGCTACAGCAGCTGAGGCAATTTCTGACAATAGCAAAATGGATGAACCAATTGAAACAACAGAAAGTGTGAAGGGTGATGCTAAACTGTCAGAAGATGCTAGCGCAGAAGAGAATGATGAAACAACTCAAAACACACTTTGTGAGGTAGACACTTCAGTTGCAGCAGCTGAGGCAATTGCCGAGAACCGCAAAATGGATGAACCAATTGAAACAACAGAAAGTGTGAAGGGTGATGCTAAACTGTCAGAAGATGTTAGCGCAGGAGAGAATGATGAATCAGCTGATGCATCTGATGCATTTCAAGGCCAGAGCGAAATGGTCAAACCATTTGAGAGCAAAGAAGAATCTGTTAAAGATGAGGCTAATCTGTcagaagaaactgatgaatcaatCAGAAACGCTCATGCTGGGGCATGCACTTCAGTTGTAGCAGCTGATTTATGTCCAGACCATAACAAAACAGGTAAGACAGATGACAGAAGAGAAGACTGCATGAGTGACATCATTGAAGGTGAGGTGCAAGCAGGTGAGAAAATTGAAAAAGCCACTTGCAGTGAAGCCATTCTAACCTCAAGTTTAGACAAGAGATGTGACCTTGATGTGAAGTGCAAAGATGACCTTGATGTGGCTCCATTGACTTTAAATTCAACAGAAAATTCTAGGCAGGATCTAAATGAAGGTGACCACTCAGATGACCAGAGCAGGCCTCCAGAGTCTATTTTGTGTGGAGAAGATGGTAACTCGCTCATCTTGATTACAGAAAAGAGCAGTGATGCCACTGTGTGTGTTCCTGtagaaaatgtcagttttccCATTTCTTTGAAAGAGGAGACAAATTTGTCCAACAGTGTGGAaaacacaagcagcagcaaTGAATCTGCATTATTGGAGAACGCACTTACATTTGAGGAAGGTGTCTCAAAGGATGATGTCACCACTGCACAGGGAGAAAGACAGTTAGAGAACATTCCATCTTGTATCCAGGATATTACAAGCTCAGAGtttgaacaaaatgaaagagatgTCGTGAATAAAGAAACAGAATCAGAGGGTGCTGCATCCATAGAAAATAAGCTTAGTGAGGAAAATACTGTTGAAGCAGCTGAAGATGAGAAAGATGAGGAAAACCAAGAGGGGATAGATGCTGTACCATCTCCAACAGCAGATGTGAAAGCCAAGGACCACAGTGATGGGTGGGAATCTGAAAATTCAGAAGCTCTCCTTGATGAAGAGTATGATTTTGATGATATAGATGAAGTGCTTGATGATAGTGACAAAGAGAGACCTGTAAAGATGCAAACATACAACAGGACATAG
- the LOC112564417 gene encoding leucine-rich repeat flightless-interacting protein 1-like isoform X1 — MSSHSGRRRSNVRQYSAEDQALTQISKEAENRLAAKRAARAEAREIRMKEIERQQREQEEKLNNEHIGVTKVKNKKLLTRQHPTGSRRGSDDSSEGSGDAPSGKDRDLRMELRSLEEKYKTAMMSSAQLDNEKQSLVYQVELLKDQLEEQAESYVELQREYKDKCRDLEMKKRELQAAEVELKALREANDYKDRLIAESGLTIVAAENGELALERTNESPSTNGPVSTGAVLLSAEAMDLLNKSSQGSLGMHCLASHASHTSYPTPSSSTSTTQQLGSSESSRLVGDGDSMVKATSADTLAQGIKSPDSHPLANNIKDSSQTEDQTDSGEIDKIFSSKTNTITGPELGQSEREAVVVDMAKSLIEIETSFSVDVEAKKLEKPGVSKTTTENTVMSDVETLVLVEGSESGESKADGEFSVPLDHSSSNKYSSEQNTACHLPIVNLDEGSSGCSAIICDSVLPPDEPLKDAEHFLNEKVQDTFKASSDHPAVVVTVSSHSQQNSSDVTESEDDGEEFFDAVSTPLPSPCHLSADSEVKDINLLKSCEEGVLEGKAAEVRVGEEGRAKDLGNGNGHLDVSLSDVGTAKDAADINLSKPPFDDTDASQSEEYPEADKQNVVGTAHTQGLKGGCTEGSQDHKEEEVGVSIIKEIAIGEETNASSQQEETAQEDVKESDSLAELTGLEAFDTKGAVQRENVDSADGNKYMGESLADDGESEKDDTSGSDKDKAMITADICKEQILLAEDVHDESKTSQVNSDGENTYDKARVCEGVSEIDHVASEGSDLKAKIIDVSEGENVANNSSDKEKLLLHDGENGALRSSDCEISVSADVNEERESLSVDKNGIKTMPDDIERESEPFESNEGESRLLEDADTEENDRSTENTLGDPDTSATAAEAISDNSKMDEPIETTESVKGDAKLSEDASAEENDETTQNTLCEVDTSVAAAEAIAENRKMDEPIETTESVKGDAKLSEDVSAGENDESADASDAFQGQSEMVKPFESKEESVKDEANLSEETDESIRNAHAGACTSVVAADLCPDHNKTGKTDDRREDCMSDIIEGEVQAGEKIEKATCSEAILTSSLDKRCDLDVKCKDDLDVAPLTLNSTENSRQDLNEGDHSDDQSRPPESILCGEDGNSLILITEKSSDATVCVPVENVSFPISLKEETNLSNSVENTSSSNESALLENALTFEEGVSKDDVTTAQGERQLENIPSCIQDITSSEFEQNERDVVNKETESEGAASIENKLSEENTVEAAEDEKDEENQEGIDAVPSPTADVKAKDHSDGWESENSEALLDEEYDFDDIDEVLDDSDKERPVKMQTYNRT, encoded by the exons ACTCGGCAACATCCCACAGGATCAAGACGAGGCAGTGATGATTCCAGTGAAGGAAGCGGTGATGCACCCAGTGGCAAAGACCGTGACCTTAGGATGGAATTACGATCCTTGGAGGAGAAGTATAAAACCGCCATGATGAGCAGTGCTCAGCTGGACAATGAAAAACAGTCACTGGTGTACCAGGTTGAGCTTCTCAAAGACCAGTTAGAAGAACAGGCAGAGAGCTATGTCGAACTGCAGCGGGAGTACAAGGACAAGTGTCGG gatttggaaatgaaaaaaCGAGAGCTACAAGCTGCAGAAGTGGAACTTAAAGCTTTGAGGGAAGCAAATGACTATAAAGATCGTTTGATAGCA gAAAGTGGTCTGACAATAGTGGCTGCAGAAAATGGAGAGCTGGCATTAGAACGAACCAACGAATCACCTTCTACCAACGGTCCAGTTTCTACTGGAGCAGTGTTACTATCAGCAGAGGCCATGGACCTGTTGAACAAAAGCAGCCAGGGGTCGTTAGGTATGCACTGCCTTGCTTCTCATGCATCTCACACCAGTTACCCTACTCCTAGCAGTAGTACATCCACTACCCAGCAGCTTGGAAGCAGTGAGTCTTCCAGGCTGGTGGGTGATGGAGATAGCATGGTGAAAGCCACATCTGCTGACACTCTTGCCCAGGGCATCAAAAGCCCTGACTCTCATCCTTTGGCCAACAATATCAAAGATTCTTCTCAGACAGAAGATCAAACAGATAGTGGTGAAATCGATAAAATCTTCTCTTCAAAGACTAACACCATTACAGGACCTGAATTAGGTCAAAGTGAAAGAGAGGCAGTTGTTGTTGACATGGCAAAATCCCTGATTGAAATAGaaacttctttttctgttgacGTTGAAGCAAAAAAGCTGGAGAAGCCTGGTGTTTCCAAAACCACTACAGAAAATACTGTGATGTCAGATGTAGAAACTTTGGTACTTGTAGAAGGGTCTGAGTCAGGTGAGAGTAAAGCAGATGGTGAGTTTTCAGTTCCACTCGACCATTCAAGCAGTAATAAATATAGCAGTGAGCAGAACACTGCCTGCCACCTGCCCATTGTTAATTTAGACGAAGGTAGCAGCGGTTGTTCAGCTATTATTTGTGATTCGGTGTTGCCTCCAGATGAACCTCTGAAGGACGCTGAGCATTTTCTTAATGAAAAGGTGCAGGATACTTTTAAAGCATCTTCTGATCACCCAGCTGTTGTTGTAACCGTATCTAGCCACAGCCAGCAAAACAGCTCAGATGTTACTGAGTCTGAAGATGATGGTGAAGAGTTCTTTGATGCTGTTAGCACACCTCTTCCCTCCCCTTGCCATTTAAGTGCCGATTCTGAGGTGAAAgatataaatcttttaaaatcttgtgAGGAAGGTGTTTTAGAGGGAAAGGCAGCAGAAGTAAGAGTTGGTGAAGAAGGGAGAGCAAAAGACTTAGGAAATGGTAATGGTCATTTAGATGTGTCACTCTCTGATGTGGGAACTGCAAAAGATGCAGCGGATATAAACCTATCAAAACCACCTTTTGATGATACGGATGCCAGTCAGAGTGAAGAGTATCCAGAGGCTGACAAACAAAATGTGGTGGGAACAGCACATACTCAGGGACTAAAAGGGGGCtgcacagaaggaagtcaagatCACAAAGAGGAAGAGGTTGGTGTGTCTATAATTAAGGAAATTGCAATAGGAGAAGAAACTAATGCAAGCTCTCAACAAGAAGAGACAGCTCAAGAAGATGTAAAGGAAAGCGACAGTTTAGCTGAGTTGACTGGGTTAGAAGCTTTTGATACCAAGGGTGCTGttcagagagagaatgttgaCTCGGCTGATGGCAACAAGTACATGGGGGAATCCTTAGCAGATGATGGTGAAAGCGAGAAAGATGATACCTCTGGAAGTGATAAAGACAAGGCCATGATCACAGCAGATATCTGTAAAGAACAGATTCTGTTAGCTGAGGATGTCCATGATGAATCCAAAACTTCACAGGTTAACAGTGACGGAGAAAATACTTATGACAAGGCTAGAGTGTGTGAAGGTGTTAGTGAAATAGACCATGTTGCATCTGAAGGCAGTGATCTCAAGGCTAAAATTATAGATGTATCTGAGGGAGAGAATGTTGCAAACAATAgttcagataaagaaaaactcTTGCTTCATGACGGAGAGAATGGTGCATTAAGAAGCAGTGATTGTGAGATAAGTGTCTCAGCAGATGTAAATGAGGAGCGAGAGTCTTTGTCTGTGGACAAAAATGGAATTAAAACCATGCCAGATGATATTGAAAGGGAGAGTGAGCCTTTTGAAAGTAATGAAGGTGAGAGTAGATTGTTAGAAGATGCTGATACTGAAGAAAATGATAGATCAACTGAAAACACTCTTGGTGATCCAGACACTTCAGCTACAGCAGCTGAGGCAATTTCTGACAATAGCAAAATGGATGAACCAATTGAAACAACAGAAAGTGTGAAGGGTGATGCTAAACTGTCAGAAGATGCTAGCGCAGAAGAGAATGATGAAACAACTCAAAACACACTTTGTGAGGTAGACACTTCAGTTGCAGCAGCTGAGGCAATTGCCGAGAACCGCAAAATGGATGAACCAATTGAAACAACAGAAAGTGTGAAGGGTGATGCTAAACTGTCAGAAGATGTTAGCGCAGGAGAGAATGATGAATCAGCTGATGCATCTGATGCATTTCAAGGCCAGAGCGAAATGGTCAAACCATTTGAGAGCAAAGAAGAATCTGTTAAAGATGAGGCTAATCTGTcagaagaaactgatgaatcaatCAGAAACGCTCATGCTGGGGCATGCACTTCAGTTGTAGCAGCTGATTTATGTCCAGACCATAACAAAACAGGTAAGACAGATGACAGAAGAGAAGACTGCATGAGTGACATCATTGAAGGTGAGGTGCAAGCAGGTGAGAAAATTGAAAAAGCCACTTGCAGTGAAGCCATTCTAACCTCAAGTTTAGACAAGAGATGTGACCTTGATGTGAAGTGCAAAGATGACCTTGATGTGGCTCCATTGACTTTAAATTCAACAGAAAATTCTAGGCAGGATCTAAATGAAGGTGACCACTCAGATGACCAGAGCAGGCCTCCAGAGTCTATTTTGTGTGGAGAAGATGGTAACTCGCTCATCTTGATTACAGAAAAGAGCAGTGATGCCACTGTGTGTGTTCCTGtagaaaatgtcagttttccCATTTCTTTGAAAGAGGAGACAAATTTGTCCAACAGTGTGGAaaacacaagcagcagcaaTGAATCTGCATTATTGGAGAACGCACTTACATTTGAGGAAGGTGTCTCAAAGGATGATGTCACCACTGCACAGGGAGAAAGACAGTTAGAGAACATTCCATCTTGTATCCAGGATATTACAAGCTCAGAGtttgaacaaaatgaaagagatgTCGTGAATAAAGAAACAGAATCAGAGGGTGCTGCATCCATAGAAAATAAGCTTAGTGAGGAAAATACTGTTGAAGCAGCTGAAGATGAGAAAGATGAGGAAAACCAAGAGGGGATAGATGCTGTACCATCTCCAACAGCAGATGTGAAAGCCAAGGACCACAGTGATGGGTGGGAATCTGAAAATTCAGAAGCTCTCCTTGATGAAGAGTATGATTTTGATGATATAGATGAAGTGCTTGATGATAGTGACAAAGAGAGACCTGTAAAGATGCAAACATACAACAGGACATAG